The proteins below come from a single Mesobacillus jeotgali genomic window:
- a CDS encoding IDEAL domain-containing protein, which translates to MKRIKAKESFVLDLYVDMLISEIQLNTRKEKLMSKIDKAIDERDKILFLTLTEELKDLNKQFGT; encoded by the coding sequence ATGAAACGCATTAAAGCCAAGGAATCTTTTGTTCTGGACCTGTATGTTGACATGCTTATTTCCGAAATTCAGCTGAACACCAGAAAAGAAAAACTGATGTCGAAAATTGATAAAGCAATCGATGAAAGAGACAAAATCCTGTTCTTAACATTGACGGAAGAATTGAAGGATCTCAACAAACAATTTGGCACTTAG
- a CDS encoding aliphatic sulfonate ABC transporter substrate-binding protein: MKKAILFLTVLFTAAMVLAGCGSSGSSTTSAGKEKIVIGYFPNINHVPAMVAKDKGYFEQQLGDGTTIEYKTFAEGGSFMTALKTGEIDAGLVGPGPAMNNYSTGADVKIIAGASTGGTVVLARKGVEINSVEDFAGKTFITPGVGCTHDVQYETYLEAEGITSQRIGGTMKHLTGQPAQYSAMLKAGKVDIAVAPEPWAAVIEKETGAEVVIGWDEVSFGETLPASVMVTSGKMIEEKPETVQKIIDAHKDAVKFINENPAEAQEITIKDIKETTGQELEKDVVELAWGRIGFTHEVDAQAIQDFSDSSYALKFLKDKPDFKTLIDDSFLN; encoded by the coding sequence ATGAAAAAAGCTATTTTATTTTTAACAGTGTTGTTTACAGCTGCGATGGTACTTGCTGGCTGCGGTTCAAGCGGTTCATCGACAACTTCAGCAGGCAAGGAAAAAATCGTTATCGGCTACTTCCCGAACATCAACCACGTACCTGCCATGGTGGCAAAAGATAAAGGCTATTTTGAACAGCAGCTTGGCGATGGAACAACAATCGAGTATAAGACATTTGCAGAAGGCGGTTCTTTCATGACTGCACTGAAAACGGGTGAGATCGATGCAGGTCTTGTTGGCCCGGGTCCAGCGATGAACAATTACTCAACAGGTGCAGACGTTAAAATCATTGCCGGCGCTTCCACTGGGGGTACAGTGGTATTGGCAAGAAAAGGAGTCGAGATCAACTCAGTTGAAGACTTCGCAGGCAAGACATTCATCACCCCTGGAGTAGGATGCACACATGATGTTCAGTACGAAACATACCTTGAAGCAGAGGGAATCACATCACAACGAATAGGCGGAACAATGAAGCATCTTACTGGCCAGCCGGCACAATACTCGGCGATGCTTAAGGCAGGCAAGGTGGACATCGCGGTAGCTCCAGAGCCATGGGCAGCGGTAATTGAAAAAGAAACAGGAGCAGAAGTCGTTATCGGCTGGGATGAAGTATCCTTCGGAGAAACGCTTCCTGCATCCGTTATGGTTACTTCCGGTAAAATGATCGAGGAAAAACCAGAAACAGTACAAAAAATTATTGATGCTCATAAAGATGCTGTGAAATTCATCAATGAAAACCCAGCTGAAGCACAGGAAATCACAATTAAAGACATTAAAGAAACCACAGGGCAGGAGCTTGAAAAAGATGTAGTCGAGCTGGCGTGGGGACGAATTGGTTTCACTCATGAAGTCGATGCACAGGCAATCCAGGACTTCTCTGATTCATCTTACGCATTGAAGTTCCTGAAAGACAAACCAGACTTCAAAACACTGATTGACGATAGCTTTCTAAACTAA
- a CDS encoding M48 family metallopeptidase, whose translation MARKMGFYGVVAYVLYGFAVYWYLFYFADSNLPFEFEGSRADPATFLNGRELMLSEEYSKIRNLLFFLSTPFEWLFYFLILLLGLSKAFKKWGEETAKNKYGQTAIYLIWLSFFAYIATFPLSYISYTLSKTYNISTQTFASWMKDELIDFWVNYALMFVIVIVLYWLMNKFKRFWWLFAWMLSVPFTLFIMFLQPVVIDPLYNDFSPLKNKELETKILDIAEQANIPADHVFEVDMAEKTNALNAYVTGIGSNSRIVLWDTTLNRLNDDQILFIMAHEMAHYVEKHLYIGIAGYLVLSLFGLYIVSRLMNWAIKRWGKEFKLEHPGDLRSFPLFLMFLSMIMFAASPVSNLVSRYQETRADRYAIEMTDNTDAAISAFQELTKAGRSQVNPPWLVKIFRYGHPTMLERISRLEDYEVEKRNEQEDEY comes from the coding sequence ATGGCGAGAAAGATGGGTTTTTATGGTGTGGTCGCCTATGTGCTCTATGGTTTCGCGGTGTACTGGTATTTATTTTACTTTGCAGATAGTAATCTACCATTTGAGTTTGAAGGTTCGAGGGCAGACCCGGCAACATTCTTGAATGGACGAGAATTGATGCTGAGTGAGGAATACTCAAAAATCAGGAATTTATTGTTCTTTCTGTCCACACCCTTCGAGTGGCTGTTTTACTTTTTGATTCTCCTGCTGGGACTTTCAAAAGCTTTTAAGAAATGGGGAGAAGAGACGGCGAAGAATAAGTATGGCCAGACAGCGATTTATTTAATATGGCTTTCGTTCTTTGCTTATATCGCGACCTTCCCTCTAAGTTACATCAGTTATACGCTGTCCAAGACCTATAATATATCGACGCAAACATTCGCCTCTTGGATGAAGGATGAACTTATCGATTTCTGGGTCAACTATGCGTTGATGTTTGTGATTGTCATTGTCCTGTACTGGCTGATGAACAAGTTCAAAAGGTTCTGGTGGCTGTTTGCATGGATGCTGTCCGTTCCGTTCACATTGTTCATCATGTTCCTTCAGCCTGTTGTGATCGACCCGTTGTACAATGATTTTTCCCCGCTGAAAAATAAAGAGCTGGAGACGAAAATCCTTGATATTGCGGAGCAGGCTAATATTCCAGCTGATCATGTGTTCGAAGTCGATATGGCTGAAAAGACAAATGCCCTGAATGCGTATGTGACGGGAATTGGTTCTAATTCAAGAATTGTTCTTTGGGATACGACATTAAACCGGCTGAACGATGACCAAATTTTGTTCATCATGGCCCATGAAATGGCTCACTATGTGGAGAAGCATTTATATATCGGGATCGCCGGCTACCTGGTACTTTCTTTGTTCGGCCTATACATTGTTTCAAGACTGATGAACTGGGCGATCAAGCGATGGGGAAAAGAGTTCAAACTAGAGCACCCCGGGGACTTGAGATCATTCCCGCTGTTCCTGATGTTCCTTTCGATGATCATGTTTGCCGCAAGCCCGGTTTCCAATCTTGTGTCCCGTTATCAGGAGACAAGAGCTGACCGGTATGCGATTGAAATGACTGACAACACAGATGCAGCGATTTCTGCATTCCAGGAACTGACGAAGGCGGGGCGCAGCCAGGTAAATCCTCCATGGCTGGTGAAAATCTTCCGGTACGGACATCCGACAATGCTAGAACGAATTTCCCGACTCGAGGATTATGAAGTGGAAAAGAGGAATGAGCAGGAAGATGAATATTAA
- a CDS encoding AzlC family ABC transporter permease, whose product MESTLVAKQATDFKRGIQSGISIAIGYMPVALTFGLIAKTTGLALSETIMMSLLVFAGAAQYISLSLLAQGIGIFEVILTTFIVNIRHFLMSASLNEKAEEDTVAERMGYSFGITDETFSVAATREGTINARYMFGLNLTAYSSWVVFSGLGFIIGAGLPQTLQESMSVALYAMFVGLLVPSMKGNVKVVYLAVLAAAFNSIFTMAELMSTGWAIVLATLLSAILVEAVETFKKGRRAETDE is encoded by the coding sequence GTGGAAAGTACATTGGTTGCTAAGCAGGCGACAGATTTTAAAAGAGGGATTCAATCAGGCATCAGTATTGCGATAGGCTATATGCCGGTTGCGCTTACCTTTGGCCTGATTGCCAAGACAACGGGGCTAGCCCTTAGCGAGACCATCATGATGAGTTTGCTGGTGTTTGCGGGAGCCGCACAATATATTTCATTAAGCCTACTCGCCCAGGGTATTGGGATCTTTGAAGTCATTCTCACCACCTTTATCGTGAATATCCGCCATTTTCTCATGTCTGCGTCCTTGAATGAAAAAGCAGAAGAGGACACCGTGGCAGAGAGAATGGGCTATTCATTCGGGATCACGGATGAGACATTTTCAGTCGCAGCGACACGCGAGGGTACAATCAATGCCCGTTATATGTTTGGTTTAAACCTGACTGCTTACTCAAGCTGGGTCGTTTTCTCAGGGTTAGGCTTCATCATTGGGGCAGGGTTGCCTCAGACACTCCAGGAGAGCATGTCAGTCGCATTATATGCCATGTTTGTGGGCTTACTGGTCCCATCGATGAAAGGTAATGTAAAAGTTGTATATCTGGCCGTACTCGCAGCTGCGTTCAACTCGATTTTTACGATGGCTGAACTTATGTCCACAGGCTGGGCTATCGTGCTGGCAACATTGCTATCAGCGATTCTTGTAGAGGCAGTTGAAACATTCAAGAAAGGCAGGAGGGCAGAAACTGATGAGTAA
- a CDS encoding AzlD domain-containing protein — protein MSKEIVIMIIGMAIVTYIPRMLPFVMFRGKELPPFLQGVLKNVPYATLGALIFPAILFIQEDIWYGLVGAAAAFIVAFMGANVIVVVIGSISVLTLYSYFF, from the coding sequence ATGAGTAAAGAAATCGTCATCATGATCATAGGCATGGCTATCGTTACCTATATTCCGAGGATGCTTCCGTTTGTAATGTTCCGCGGAAAAGAACTGCCTCCATTTCTGCAGGGCGTCCTGAAAAATGTCCCTTATGCCACACTGGGAGCGCTGATCTTCCCGGCCATTCTGTTCATTCAGGAAGACATCTGGTACGGACTGGTCGGTGCAGCCGCCGCCTTCATCGTTGCCTTTATGGGAGCAAATGTCATCGTGGTCGTAATTGGTTCGATCTCCGTTTTGACTTTATATTCTTATTTCTTTTAG
- a CDS encoding competence protein ComK, whose protein sequence is MTGNTKNLVEEYEINPFTMIIIPEEYGSRIYSRVIELEEEYLSPFRPIDIVKKSCKYFGSSYDGRKEGTKQLTGITHKTPIIIDPISSIYFMPTSSPTKPDCIWVSHEHVLFHKKVDAHSTQVTFRNKKTLILPVSHHSFENQLLRTSLLRTKFMQRMKDTERKALYLLHGPKFSESQGYPHASLVSEVYKD, encoded by the coding sequence ATGACAGGTAATACAAAGAACTTAGTAGAAGAGTACGAAATAAATCCTTTTACCATGATAATTATTCCTGAAGAATACGGCAGCAGGATTTACTCCAGGGTGATCGAGCTGGAGGAGGAGTATTTATCCCCGTTCAGACCAATAGATATCGTTAAGAAAAGCTGCAAATATTTTGGAAGCAGTTACGATGGCAGAAAAGAGGGAACGAAACAGCTTACCGGGATCACCCACAAAACCCCGATCATCATCGACCCTATAAGCTCCATTTATTTCATGCCTACAAGCTCACCTACAAAACCGGATTGCATATGGGTTTCACATGAACATGTATTATTCCATAAGAAGGTGGATGCCCACAGTACACAGGTTACCTTCAGGAATAAGAAAACCCTGATTCTTCCGGTATCCCATCATTCATTTGAAAACCAGCTGCTGCGGACATCCCTGTTGCGCACCAAATTCATGCAGCGGATGAAAGACACTGAACGTAAAGCGCTATATCTTCTTCATGGGCCAAAATTCAGTGAATCGCAAGGATATCCTCATGCAAGCCTCGTCAGTGAGGTATATAAGGACTGA
- a CDS encoding ABC transporter ATP-binding protein has product MFIEISNVHKQYADKNNHQVDILKDINLEVNKGEFVSILGPSGCGKSTLLSIVAGLTPATNGEIKVSGKKIDKPGKDRGMVFQQAALFPWLNVLENVLFPLKQEMPKKQAEAEAKKQLQKVQLSKYLSHYPHELSGGMQQRVAIARALAMNPEILLMDEPFGALDEQTRSRLHEQLETIWAETQKTILFVTHSISESIKLSDRIIVMGTKPGVILKDIKVEIPRPRHEHKKEMVELEEYIMSYLKKEIDKVIREELADESAH; this is encoded by the coding sequence TTGTTTATTGAAATCAGCAATGTACACAAACAATACGCGGACAAAAATAATCACCAGGTTGATATTCTAAAAGATATTAATCTCGAAGTGAATAAAGGGGAATTTGTATCGATTCTTGGGCCATCTGGCTGCGGTAAATCGACGCTTCTTTCTATAGTGGCTGGACTGACTCCGGCAACGAACGGCGAAATTAAAGTCTCAGGCAAGAAGATAGATAAACCAGGAAAGGACAGAGGAATGGTTTTCCAGCAGGCCGCGCTGTTCCCGTGGTTGAATGTCCTGGAAAATGTTCTCTTCCCGCTTAAACAGGAAATGCCAAAGAAACAGGCGGAAGCGGAGGCAAAGAAACAATTACAAAAGGTACAGCTTAGCAAATACCTTTCCCACTATCCTCACGAGCTATCAGGAGGAATGCAGCAGAGGGTGGCGATAGCAAGGGCGCTGGCGATGAATCCGGAAATCCTTTTAATGGATGAACCATTTGGCGCTCTGGATGAACAGACTCGTTCTCGGCTCCATGAACAGCTGGAGACGATCTGGGCAGAAACTCAGAAAACCATCCTGTTCGTCACTCACAGCATTTCTGAATCCATTAAACTATCAGACCGGATCATTGTTATGGGAACGAAGCCAGGGGTGATCCTTAAGGATATTAAAGTAGAGATTCCAAGGCCCCGCCATGAGCATAAAAAAGAGATGGTGGAACTGGAAGAATATATTATGAGTTATTTGAAGAAGGAGATCGACAAAGTCATCAGGGAGGAGCTTGCAGATGAATCCGCACATTAA
- a CDS encoding fatty acid--CoA ligase family protein has product MNLSSQLHHTASMLGNKPAYFFMDKASTYAELDATVTKFASGLEKLGVKKGDHIALLLGNSPHFVISMYGALRLGATVIPINPIYTADEIGYILNNGDVKVVVGLDLMLPLAEKMHQLLPKVEHFVIAETGQSQMSEEEMSKLSLGSKMKPFTHVVGAGDLDFKGPELNDDDIAIILYTSGTTGKPKGAMLTHKNLYSNAKDVSDYLKMNEDDKVITALPMFHVFCLTVALNAPLMNGGTLLIVPKFSPAEVFRIAREYEATVFAGVPTMYNFLFQYPEGNPDDLKSLRLCISGGASLPVALLQNFERKFNVMVSEGYGLSEAAPVTCFNPLDRPRKAGSIGTSIVNVENKVVNEMGDEVAPGEVGELIVRGPNVMAGYYKMPEETAATIRDGWLYTGDLARMDEEGYFYIVDRKKDLILVGGYNVYPREVEEVLYNHSDVVEVAVLGVPDPNFGEAVRCYVVSKNPELTEDQLLEYCREHLAKYKVPSAIEFLEELPKNTTGKILRRALKNQVLQKQ; this is encoded by the coding sequence ATGAATCTTTCATCACAGCTTCATCACACGGCCTCAATGCTTGGCAATAAGCCGGCATATTTTTTCATGGACAAAGCAAGCACCTATGCAGAGCTTGATGCTACTGTAACGAAGTTTGCTTCTGGTCTTGAGAAACTAGGGGTAAAAAAAGGCGATCATATCGCATTGTTGCTAGGAAACTCTCCACATTTTGTCATCAGTATGTACGGAGCGCTTAGGCTCGGTGCAACAGTCATTCCCATCAATCCAATATACACAGCAGATGAAATCGGCTATATCTTGAACAATGGCGATGTAAAAGTAGTCGTTGGGCTGGATCTAATGCTGCCGCTCGCAGAAAAAATGCATCAGCTTCTGCCAAAGGTCGAACACTTCGTGATTGCGGAGACAGGCCAAAGCCAGATGTCTGAAGAGGAAATGTCCAAGCTTTCTTTAGGTTCGAAAATGAAACCGTTTACACATGTCGTTGGTGCCGGAGACCTGGATTTCAAGGGTCCTGAACTGAATGATGATGATATCGCAATCATTCTTTATACCTCGGGAACGACAGGCAAACCTAAGGGGGCTATGCTTACACATAAAAATCTATATAGCAATGCAAAGGATGTAAGCGATTACCTTAAGATGAATGAAGATGACAAGGTGATTACCGCTTTGCCAATGTTCCATGTTTTCTGTTTGACAGTCGCTCTTAATGCGCCATTGATGAACGGCGGAACATTGTTGATTGTCCCTAAGTTCAGTCCGGCAGAAGTGTTCCGGATCGCCAGGGAATACGAGGCAACTGTTTTTGCAGGCGTGCCGACGATGTATAATTTCCTATTCCAGTATCCCGAAGGAAATCCAGATGATCTTAAGTCACTTCGACTGTGTATTTCCGGCGGCGCTTCTCTTCCGGTTGCGCTTCTTCAGAATTTCGAGCGCAAATTCAATGTTATGGTTTCAGAAGGATACGGTTTGTCGGAGGCAGCACCAGTTACATGCTTCAATCCGCTGGACCGTCCGCGTAAAGCTGGTTCAATTGGAACCTCGATTGTGAACGTTGAGAACAAAGTAGTCAATGAAATGGGAGATGAAGTGGCTCCTGGAGAAGTTGGCGAATTGATCGTCCGCGGCCCGAACGTAATGGCAGGCTACTATAAAATGCCAGAAGAGACAGCTGCGACGATCAGGGATGGCTGGTTGTATACAGGAGACCTAGCCCGCATGGACGAAGAAGGATATTTCTACATTGTTGACCGCAAAAAGGACTTGATCCTCGTCGGCGGATACAATGTATATCCTCGTGAAGTAGAAGAAGTATTATACAATCATTCTGATGTGGTTGAGGTTGCTGTCCTCGGTGTTCCGGACCCGAATTTCGGTGAAGCAGTCAGATGCTATGTTGTCAGCAAGAACCCTGAATTGACAGAAGATCAACTGCTCGAATATTGCCGCGAGCACTTGGCGAAATACAAGGTGCCAAGCGCGATCGAGTTCCTTGAAGAACTTCCGAAAAATACAACTGGGAAAATTTTAAGAAGAGCATTGAAGAATCAGGTATTACAAAAACAATAA
- a CDS encoding lipoate--protein ligase, whose product MLFIDNKGITDPRINLAIEEYALKNLDINETYLLFYINEPSIIIGKNQNTIEEINTEYVEKNGIHVVRRLSGGGAVYHDLGNLNFSFITKDDGDSFHNFRKFTEPVVNALRKLGVNAELSGRNDLLAEGRKISGNAQFSTRGRMFSHGTLLFDSEIESVVSALNVKKDKIESKGIKSIRSRVANISEFLSEKVTIEEFRSLLLKNIFDGQDDIPEYVLTEKDWENIHELSKERYQNWDWNYGKSPKFNLQHSHRFPVGQIDVRFEVNKGVIENCKIYGDFFGVGDVTEIEDKLTGLKYVKSQITGALEDVDIKHYFGNISKEDFINLIY is encoded by the coding sequence ATGTTATTTATTGATAATAAGGGAATTACAGATCCAAGGATCAACCTGGCTATTGAAGAGTATGCCTTGAAGAACCTGGACATCAATGAAACTTACTTGCTGTTTTATATAAACGAACCATCCATCATTATTGGCAAGAACCAGAACACGATTGAAGAGATAAATACGGAATATGTCGAGAAAAATGGCATCCACGTTGTCCGCCGGTTATCAGGAGGCGGAGCTGTATACCATGACCTTGGCAACCTGAACTTCAGCTTTATCACGAAGGACGACGGAGATAGCTTCCATAATTTCAGGAAGTTCACCGAGCCAGTGGTGAACGCACTGAGAAAACTTGGTGTCAATGCAGAATTAAGCGGCAGGAATGACCTGCTGGCAGAAGGCAGAAAGATATCCGGAAACGCACAATTTTCGACTAGAGGGCGGATGTTCAGCCATGGAACCCTGCTGTTTGACTCGGAGATCGAAAGCGTCGTTTCCGCGCTTAACGTTAAAAAAGACAAAATAGAATCTAAGGGAATCAAATCCATCCGCAGCCGAGTGGCGAATATCTCCGAGTTCCTCTCAGAAAAAGTGACAATTGAGGAATTCCGTTCCCTTCTGCTGAAAAATATCTTTGATGGTCAGGATGATATCCCGGAGTATGTCTTAACAGAGAAAGACTGGGAAAATATCCATGAGCTTTCTAAGGAAAGATACCAGAACTGGGATTGGAATTACGGAAAATCTCCTAAGTTTAACCTGCAGCATTCGCATCGATTCCCTGTTGGCCAGATCGATGTCCGTTTTGAGGTTAATAAAGGAGTCATCGAAAATTGTAAAATCTATGGAGATTTCTTCGGTGTAGGGGATGTCACTGAAATTGAGGACAAGCTGACAGGACTTAAATATGTGAAATCACAAATTACCGGTGCGTTGGAAGATGTGGACATCAAACATTATTTCGGAAATATTTCTAAAGAAGATTTCATTAACTTAATATATTAA
- a CDS encoding ABC transporter permease, translating to MNPHIKRIIFFAAIIAFWYTGSKLEWWMPIILPSPEKVLEALVTGFEDKTLIYDLIASFKRLAIGLGLSLVIGTALGVLLAKSKTADETLGTIVLAFQSVPSIVWLPLAIMWFGMNEKAVIFVVVLGGTFVMTLNIRVGIKNVSPLFIKAAKTMGVTGWNLYKRVIFPAAIPYVVTGSRLAWAFAWRALMAGELLSTGPGLGYTLRYASDFGNMGLVIGVMIIIGVIGTIVDQLIFQRIEKSVLNRWGLDS from the coding sequence ATGAATCCGCACATTAAGAGAATTATATTTTTCGCAGCAATCATTGCATTCTGGTACACAGGAAGCAAGCTTGAATGGTGGATGCCCATCATCCTTCCATCTCCGGAAAAAGTCCTGGAGGCACTGGTCACAGGATTCGAGGATAAAACTTTGATCTATGATCTGATCGCCAGCTTCAAACGTCTTGCGATTGGTCTCGGTCTCTCTCTGGTCATTGGGACTGCGCTTGGAGTCCTGCTCGCAAAATCCAAAACGGCGGATGAGACATTGGGAACTATTGTCCTCGCATTTCAAAGTGTCCCGAGCATCGTATGGCTTCCGCTCGCAATTATGTGGTTCGGCATGAACGAGAAGGCCGTAATTTTTGTAGTCGTTCTTGGAGGGACATTTGTCATGACCCTTAATATCAGGGTAGGCATCAAAAATGTTTCCCCTTTATTTATAAAGGCCGCGAAAACGATGGGCGTGACAGGCTGGAACTTATATAAAAGGGTTATTTTTCCGGCAGCGATCCCCTATGTGGTAACCGGCTCAAGACTGGCATGGGCATTTGCTTGGCGGGCCTTGATGGCAGGGGAACTTCTAAGCACAGGACCTGGCCTCGGATATACGCTCCGTTATGCCTCAGATTTCGGCAATATGGGGCTTGTGATTGGCGTCATGATCATTATTGGTGTCATCGGAACAATCGTAGATCAGCTTATCTTCCAGCGCATCGAAAAATCGGTGCTGAATCGCTGGGGACTTGATTCATAA
- a CDS encoding enoyl-CoA hydratase-related protein encodes MGNIEYHLEGYTAFVTLNRPDALNAFNYDTLDELQKVIEKIRTNRDVRVVIFTGAGEKAFSVGADLKERRTLSDEDVKRNIYKIGEVFTMIDQLPQPTIAAINGFAFGGGMELALACDFRIAAAGTQMGLTETSLAIIPGAGGTQRLPRLIGQAKALELILTARRLKTEEALDYGLFTAVVEKESLLDECVKFAEMMLANGPVALQQAKYAVKQGMNADLQTGLQIERKAYEVTIPTEDRLEALAAFSEKRKPDFKGK; translated from the coding sequence ATGGGAAACATCGAATATCATTTAGAGGGATATACAGCATTCGTCACGCTGAATCGTCCGGACGCATTAAATGCTTTTAATTATGATACACTAGATGAATTGCAGAAGGTCATTGAAAAAATCAGGACAAACCGTGATGTGAGGGTCGTGATTTTTACCGGAGCAGGTGAGAAGGCATTCAGTGTTGGGGCAGATTTAAAGGAGCGCCGTACACTGTCTGATGAGGACGTAAAGAGGAACATCTATAAAATAGGCGAGGTCTTCACGATGATTGACCAGTTGCCGCAGCCGACAATCGCAGCAATCAATGGATTTGCCTTCGGCGGCGGAATGGAGCTCGCCCTGGCATGTGATTTCCGCATTGCCGCGGCTGGGACGCAGATGGGATTGACGGAGACGAGCCTGGCGATCATTCCTGGGGCAGGAGGAACCCAGCGGCTGCCAAGGCTGATTGGCCAGGCAAAAGCACTTGAGCTGATCTTGACAGCGCGCCGGCTAAAAACAGAGGAAGCTCTGGATTATGGTCTGTTTACTGCTGTCGTCGAAAAAGAAAGCTTGCTTGATGAATGCGTGAAATTTGCCGAAATGATGCTGGCCAACGGACCTGTCGCACTGCAGCAGGCAAAGTACGCTGTCAAGCAGGGGATGAATGCAGACTTGCAGACAGGGCTGCAAATTGAGCGCAAAGCCTATGAAGTCACGATTCCGACGGAAGACCGACTCGAAGCACTGGCTGCATTCAGCGAGAAACGAAAGCCTGACTTTAAAGGAAAGTAA
- a CDS encoding IS1595 family transposase, translated as MSKAFSNLLKHIDKLPHTKKEQVYQWVKRYVQPSSSVGGRLINEMRETRFKEGFECPHCASEHVVRFGKYNGRQRYRCKCCSKSFTDTTNTVLYRTRKGDEWITFVDCMFKGYSLRKSAEIVGVTWVTLFYWRHKLLNALKQMDFEQFEGIVEVDETYFLYSEKGKRGISERKPRKRGGKSKHRGISHEQVCVLVARDRTKATVSKVACMGRVVKTKVETMIGSKLSPDNVLVTDAWRAYKTYAKEKGIEHYRIKSNDGKHVIKGLYHIQNVNGLHSRMKQWIDRFKGVSTKYLDNYLSWFLFVDSRSNESTKHNIKEFLLTSFVFEMKDTYDSLRMAKFKV; from the coding sequence ATGAGTAAAGCGTTTAGTAACTTGTTAAAACACATTGATAAACTACCACATACGAAAAAAGAACAAGTTTATCAATGGGTTAAACGCTATGTTCAACCTTCTTCTTCTGTCGGTGGTCGTCTAATCAATGAAATGCGAGAAACTCGTTTTAAAGAAGGATTTGAATGCCCTCATTGTGCTTCTGAACACGTTGTTAGGTTCGGAAAATATAATGGTCGGCAACGCTACCGTTGTAAGTGTTGTAGTAAGTCCTTTACTGATACAACAAATACAGTCTTATATCGCACTCGAAAAGGTGACGAATGGATTACATTTGTTGATTGCATGTTCAAAGGCTATTCCCTACGAAAATCTGCCGAAATCGTAGGGGTTACTTGGGTTACACTTTTTTATTGGAGACACAAATTGTTAAACGCACTAAAACAAATGGATTTTGAACAATTTGAAGGTATCGTTGAAGTTGACGAGACCTATTTCCTTTACTCTGAAAAAGGTAAACGTGGTATTTCTGAACGTAAACCCCGTAAACGTGGTGGGAAATCCAAACACAGAGGAATTAGTCACGAACAAGTTTGCGTTCTTGTTGCCAGAGACCGCACAAAAGCAACTGTATCAAAAGTAGCTTGTATGGGGCGTGTTGTGAAAACTAAGGTTGAAACTATGATTGGTTCTAAACTGTCACCTGATAATGTACTGGTTACAGATGCTTGGAGAGCCTACAAAACCTATGCAAAAGAAAAAGGAATAGAGCATTACAGAATCAAATCAAATGATGGCAAACACGTTATTAAGGGTTTGTATCACATTCAAAATGTTAATGGTCTACATTCTCGTATGAAACAATGGATAGACCGTTTTAAAGGCGTGTCTACGAAATACCTCGACAACTACCTTTCTTGGTTCTTGTTTGTAGATAGCCGAAGCAATGAAAGCACAAAACACAATATTAAAGAGTTCTTGCTTACATCATTTGTATTTGAAATGAAGGATACTTATGATAGTTTGCGTATGGCAAAATTTAAGGTTTAG